The Halalkalibacter krulwichiae genome has a segment encoding these proteins:
- a CDS encoding YqzL family protein, translated as MLDFSWKVFSMTGNVDTYLLLKELERDSEEQFGQEDVQEMEISDAPTH; from the coding sequence ATGCTCGATTTTTCATGGAAAGTCTTTTCAATGACAGGTAATGTGGATACGTATTTATTGTTGAAAGAACTAGAGCGCGATTCAGAGGAACAATTCGGACAAGAAGACGTACAGGAGATGGAAATATCAGACGCTCCGACGCATTAG